A stretch of the Aegilops tauschii subsp. strangulata cultivar AL8/78 chromosome 4, Aet v6.0, whole genome shotgun sequence genome encodes the following:
- the LOC109786853 gene encoding putative pentatricopeptide repeat-containing protein At1g10330 codes for MWTGSPYSFAVLERLLQDHFSAPRRLLQVHALLLTSGALSTSHAAATFPYNCLIHAHLRLPASTITPLCAPLRLFSAMLAAGARPNGHTFPSLLRSASASGPATRALHTQCLRRGLTADRFVACSLVSSYGQAGRLACDASKVFDEMASPDLASSNAMLDVLCLAGDVAAAREFFERMVVRDVVSWTTLISGSSRNGCHWDAVEIFRGFLVHNRGLLGEATLVSVLSACANLDGAEGLAVGTAVHAYVIRHEVVFTAFLGTALIDMYGKYGKLACCRRAFEIVCEKEVCTWNSLLSALANHGKETEALVKFNMMIVGGFLPNQITFLALLTGCARAGLVEIGLYWFETMVTEYKVTPMMAHYGCVVDLLSRAGRFMEAIEKIERMPFLPDASVWGALLGACKLHGNVELVAEIGRKLVALGPQQSDRYVTIRNIYLENGNWCAATRMGEVMHEAGIKKTAGQSSVVFHSSAIT; via the coding sequence ATGTGGACGGGCTCCCCGTACTCCTTCGCCGTCCTCGAACGCCTCCTCCAAGATCACTTCTCCGCCCCTCGCCGCCTCCTCCAGGTCCATGCCCTCCTCCTCACCTCCGGCGCGCTCTCCacctcccacgccgccgccacCTTCCCCTACAATTGCCTCATCCATGCCCACCTCCGCCTCCCCGCTTCCACCATTACCCCGCTATGCGCCCCCCTCCGCCTCTTCTCGGCCATGCTCGCCGCTGGCGCGCGCCCCAACGGCCACACGTTCCCTTCCCTCCTcaggtccgcctccgcctccggACCAGCCACCAGGGCTCTCCACACGCAGTGCCTCCGCCGCGGGCTTACGGCCGATCGCTTCGTTGCATGCTCGCTCGTCAGCTCCTATGGCCAAGCTGGCCGTCTCGCGTGTGACGCTTctaaggtgtttgatgaaatggcCAGCCCGGATCTGGCCTCCTCTAACGCCATGCTTGATGTGCTGTGCCTCGCCGGGGACGTGGCTGCGGCTAGAGAATTCTTTGAGCGGATGGTGGTGAGGGATGTGGTGTCATGGACGACACTCATCTCTGGGTCATCGAGGAATGGGTGCCACTGGGATGCTGTCGAGATCTTCAGGGGATTTTTGGTACACAACAGGGGACTGCTCGGGGAGGCCACACTGGTCAGCGTGCTCTCGGCTTGTGCCAACTTGGATGGTGCCGAGGGGCTTGCTGTCGGGACGGCCGTTCACGCGTATGTCATTCGGCATGAGGTTGTCTTCACAGCGTTCTTGGGCACGGCATTGATCGACATGTATGGGAAGTATGGGAAGCTTGCCTGTTGCAGGAGAGCTTTTGAGATTGTATGCGAGAAGGAGGTCTGTACGTGGAATTCACTGCTCTCTGCACTGGCTAATCATGGGAAAGAGACTGAAGCACTGGTTAAGTTCAACATGATGATAGTTGGAGGGTTCTTGCCGAATCAGATCACATTTCTTGCTCTACTGACAGGTTGTGCTCGAGCAGGATTGGTGGAGATtgggttatactggttcgagaCGATGGTGACTGAATACAAGGTGACTCCGATGATGGCCCATTATGGATGTGTTGTGGACCTGTTAAGCCGTGCTGGCCGTTTTATGGAGGCCATCGAGAAGATAGAGCGGATGCCCTTTTTGCCTGATGCTTCTGTGTGGGGCGCGCTTCTTGGTGCTTGCAAGCTCCATGGAAATGTGGAGCTTGTTGCTGAGATTGGGCGAAAACTAGTGGCTCTTGGTCCTCAGCAATCCGACCGGTATGTGACTATCAGGAATATTTATCTAGAAAATGGGAATTGGTGTGCTGCGACGAGAATGGGTGAGGTGATGCATGAGGCCGGGATCAAGAAGACAGCAGGGCAAAGTAGTGTTGTGTTTCACAGCTCTGCCATTACTTGA
- the LOC109786854 gene encoding MEIOTIC F-BOX protein MOF produces MPKEQATGSRRRKAAPEARGGEGIDALPGEVLQHVLSFLPVAEAVQTCVLARRWRNLWKSMPVLRITCEGRILNRRGVRRLNKFVNHLLLLRDRSAPLHACEIELSTFHSQDEPQVNLWTRHALLCQARVLSVHLGRDNNSFELLEDLPLVSPHLTRLELCNVVLNDSILNFSSCPALEELWMRGCYIQADMIMSLSLKRLTILDCIFYPNERTRISVPNLVALELIECWGRTPLLESMPSLVTGSIKLADCDDCCGKEAGGSCVDDTCENCSSIDDDSGDCVLLNGLSEAKSLELIAEPCVFILKRDLMWCPTFSKLKTLLLNDWCMKANLGALMCFVQHTPVLEKLTIQLCQAPSSRMGTEGSYNLTGQPFSSNKLKVLEIKCEKIDERVHRILTFLSTYSIHVEQINIQQSIGSSEEPKDFPQEPRAGPSQARTPRVLPSQNAQLRSMAEQIVVRQEQIEVEQQQILAHLGQIQVEQQQIIAHQEEIQVEQQQIIAGQQQQRHLLTRILAWLQEHSARKTPPAAPCAAGSAHTEGLE; encoded by the exons ATGCCTAAGGAGCAAGCGACCGGCTCCCGCAGGCGGAAGGCGGCGCCCGAGGCGCGTGGCGGCGAGGGGATCGACGCTCTGCCGGGCGAGGTCCTGCAGCATGTACTGTCCTTCTTGCCGGTGGCGGAGGCCGTGCAGACCTGCGTGCTGGCTCGGCGCTGGCGCAACCTCTGGAAGTCCATGCCGGTCCTGCGCATCACCTGCGAGGGCAGGATTCTGAACCGGCGGGGCGTCAGGAGGCTCAACAAGTTTGTGAACCACCTGCTGCTCCTCCGCGACCGCAGCGCACCTCTGCATGCGTGTGAGATAGAGCTCAGTACTTTCCATAGCCAGGATGAACCGCAGGTCAACTTATGGACCCGACATGCTCTCTTGTGCCAAGCTCGAGTCCTCAGTGTTCATTTAGGCCGTGATAACAATAGCTTCGAGCTGCTGGAGGACCTGCCTCTCGTCTCTCCGCACTTGACAAGGTTGGAACTTTGCAACGTAGTGTTAAATGATAGCATTCTGAATTTTTCGAGCTGCCCAGCGCTGGAAGAACTATGGATGAGGGGTTGCTACATCCAAGCTGATATGATCATGTCCCTGTCCCTAAAACGCCTCACCATCCTTGACTGCATATTTTATCCAAATGAACGGACTCGGATTTCTGTCCCGAATCTAGTTGCACTGGAATTAATTGAATGTTGGGGGAGGACTCCTTTGCTTGAAAGCATGCCATCATTAGTAACAGGATCTATTAAGCTTGCCGACTGTGATGATTGTTGTGGTAAAGAAGCTGGTGGTTCGTGTGTCGATGATACCTGTGAAAATTGTAGTTCCATTGATGATGACAGTGGAGATTGTGTGCTTCTCAATGGTTTATCAGAGGCTAAAAGCTTGGAGTTGATAGCTGAACCTTGTGTG TTTATCCTCAAAAGAGATTTGATGTGGTGCCCAACCTTTAGCAAGTTAAAAACCTTGTTACTCAATGATTGGTGTATGAAGGCCAATCTTGGTGCACTCATGTGCTTTGTCCAACACACACCTGTTCTCGAGAAGCTTACCATCCAGCTTTGTCAG GCACCCAGCAGTCGGATGGGGACTGAAGGAAGCTACAATCTGACGGGGCAACCGTTTTCATCTAACAAGCTTAAGGTACTTGAAATCAAGTGTGAGAAGATTGATGAGAGGGTTCACAGAATTTTAACGTTCTTGAGTACCTATAGCATACATGTTGAGCAAATCAATATCCAGCAGAGTATTGGATCTTCTGAAG AGCCCAAGGATTTTCCTCAGGAACCCAGAGCTGGACCTTCTCAAGCGCGAACTCCGCGTGTGTTGCCCTCGCAGAATGCTCAGTTGAGGAGCATGGCTGAGCAGATTGTAGTCAGGCAGGAGCAGATCGAAGTTGAGCAACAGCAGATCCTAGCGCATCTGGGGCAGATCCAAGTTGAACAGCAGCAGATCATAGCGCATCAGGAGGAGATCCAAGTTGAGCAGCAGCAGATCATAgctgggcagcagcagcagaggcaCCTCTTGACTCGGATCTTAGCCTGGCTCCAGGAACATTCAGCTCGGAAGACTCCACCAGCTGCTCCTTGTGCTGCTGGCTCAGCTCACACAGAGGGTCTTGAGTGA